Proteins encoded in a region of the Solanum dulcamara chromosome 9, daSolDulc1.2, whole genome shotgun sequence genome:
- the LOC129902413 gene encoding defensin Tk-AMP-D6-like, whose protein sequence is MKHFPTAALLLFLVLLLSTNEEIGVGIRKLEAKLCQYHSETFHGVCVTGNNCNQHCLKEHFEGGRCHGIRHYRCVCYKTC, encoded by the exons ATGAAGCATTTTCCTACAGCTGCTCTCCTCCTCTTCTTAGTGCTTCTTCTCTCAACAAATG AAGAAATAGGAGTTGGAATTAGAAAGCTGGAGGCAAAACTGTGTCAATACCACAGTGAAACCTTCCATGGAGTTTGTGTAACGGGTAACAATTGTAACCAACACTGCCTGAAAGAACACTTTGAGGGTGGACGCTGCCATGGCATTCGCCATTATCGTTGCGTCTGCTACAAGACTTGCTAG